In the genome of candidate division KSB1 bacterium, one region contains:
- a CDS encoding endonuclease/exonuclease/phosphatase family protein, which yields MKISLPLHLKLMLCLLILGWMVFKFFSCQHRTTDTFRIMTFNIRYGTADDGENSWTYRQARIIELLNKYRPDVLGVQEALEFQIGAIASAFPHWRSFGIGRYYGIELPDRPHESLFGESCNIFYDTTKFQLIDHGTFWHSDTPEIPGSMSWGNTLPRITTWGIMLIKNTNRKLFVMNTHFHWDEPYVTNASRLILKRYRALSGSLPTILMGDFNLPPRSWTHQFFCGELDMDIIQGNFFDPWVALGKSDQNAGTFNGFRGDRSGERIDWILATSQITFKDIRIIHDQFDGKFPSDHFPVIAIADFQ from the coding sequence ATGAAAATTAGCCTGCCACTACATTTGAAGTTGATGCTCTGCCTTCTCATCCTTGGCTGGATGGTGTTTAAATTTTTTTCTTGCCAACACCGAACCACGGACACGTTTCGGATCATGACCTTCAATATCCGTTATGGCACGGCCGATGACGGCGAAAACTCCTGGACATATCGGCAGGCCAGAATAATTGAATTGCTCAACAAATATCGTCCTGATGTCTTAGGGGTGCAGGAGGCGCTCGAGTTCCAGATAGGAGCGATTGCCTCTGCTTTTCCACATTGGCGGTCCTTTGGTATCGGACGTTATTATGGTATCGAACTACCCGATCGACCCCATGAAAGCCTTTTTGGCGAATCTTGCAACATCTTTTATGACACAACCAAATTTCAGCTCATCGATCATGGCACGTTCTGGCACAGCGATACGCCCGAAATCCCCGGCAGCATGAGCTGGGGCAACACACTGCCGCGCATCACCACCTGGGGGATAATGCTAATAAAAAATACGAATCGCAAGTTGTTTGTAATGAACACCCATTTCCATTGGGATGAGCCGTATGTGACCAATGCGTCTCGCCTCATCTTGAAACGCTACCGGGCTTTGTCTGGTAGTCTACCTACTATCTTGATGGGCGATTTCAATCTGCCGCCGAGGTCATGGACGCATCAATTTTTTTGTGGCGAGTTAGACATGGATATCATTCAGGGAAATTTTTTTGATCCTTGGGTCGCATTGGGCAAATCTGACCAAAACGCTGGGACTTTTAACGGTTTCCGAGGCGATCGGAGCGGCGAGCGGATCGATTGGATTTTAGCTACATCGCAGATCACATTCAAAGATATTCGGATTATTCATGATCAATTTGATGGCAAGTTTCCAAGCGATCATTTTCCAGTAATCGCCATCGCTGATTTTCAATAA
- a CDS encoding glycoside hydrolase family 3 C-terminal domain-containing protein — MEIYRDPSQSVERRTEDLLSRMTLDEKIAQLQSVWGYSLMKNRQTFSIDKARKLLKHGIGQITRPAGGTDLEYGQVAEFVNLVQRFLIEETRLGIPAILHEECLTGWQAKGATIFPQAIGLASTWEPELIETMTKTIRIQLKAINVHQGLAPVLDVARDPRWGRTEETYGEDPYLVAAMGKAYIRGLQGDDLRHAVAATVKHFAGYSASQAGLNWAPAHIPSREFREVFLFPFEVAVREAGGLSVMNAYHELDGIPCGANRQLLTDILRGEWGFTGIVVSDYEAIPMLYEYHHIAKDKMEAGCLALEAGIDIELPELDCYGDQLKAAVQKGLISENLIDRAVARVLRLKFALGIFENPFAERANSGPLEQPMHRKFALELARKSIVLLKNEGGLLPLNKNLDKIAVIGPNADSWRNLLGDYSYPTIVEFREILKAKEKNKTIDLTSLPNPTVQVVTVLEGIKSKVPESAEVLFALGCTVTGGSTEGFEAAIAAARQAEVAVVVVGGKSGFVPDCTSGEERDRAELNLPGVQSELVKAIHATGTPVVLVLVNGRPYTLEWEAQHIPAIIEAWLPGEEGGNAIADVLFGDFNPGGKLPITFPAKVGQVPIFYRHKPSARRSHLWIDYVDASSQPLFPFGHGLSYTKFKYSQLKIAPKQVPIAGKVTISLEVQNTGSVKGDEVVQLYLHDLVASVTRPVKELKGFKRIELEPGQKQKVQFELSTDLLAFYDADLKLVVEPGEFEVMIGSSSEDIRLKGSFEVVGEKRFIHGKREYLSKAKFAN; from the coding sequence ATGGAAATTTATCGCGATCCCTCTCAATCCGTTGAGAGACGCACGGAAGATCTACTATCACGCATGACGCTTGACGAAAAAATCGCGCAATTGCAATCGGTCTGGGGCTATTCCTTGATGAAAAATCGGCAGACCTTTTCAATCGATAAAGCGCGGAAGCTGCTAAAACATGGCATTGGGCAGATCACTCGCCCGGCTGGGGGAACGGATCTGGAATATGGTCAAGTGGCTGAATTCGTGAATTTAGTCCAGCGTTTTCTCATCGAAGAAACTCGCCTGGGCATTCCCGCGATACTGCATGAGGAGTGCTTGACTGGTTGGCAGGCGAAAGGCGCCACGATTTTTCCACAAGCGATCGGCCTGGCCAGCACCTGGGAGCCAGAGCTAATCGAAACCATGACCAAGACCATCCGCATTCAGCTCAAAGCCATCAACGTGCACCAAGGATTGGCGCCAGTGCTAGATGTGGCACGAGACCCTCGCTGGGGCCGAACCGAGGAGACGTACGGCGAAGATCCGTACCTGGTCGCAGCGATGGGGAAAGCCTATATCAGAGGTCTGCAGGGCGATGATTTGAGACATGCGGTGGCAGCCACAGTGAAACATTTTGCTGGATATAGCGCCTCACAGGCCGGTCTCAATTGGGCGCCAGCTCATATCCCCAGCCGTGAATTCCGCGAGGTATTCTTGTTTCCTTTTGAGGTAGCGGTGCGCGAAGCTGGTGGGCTCAGCGTGATGAACGCCTATCACGAGCTAGATGGCATCCCCTGCGGTGCCAACCGCCAGCTATTGACCGATATCCTCCGCGGCGAGTGGGGCTTTACCGGGATTGTGGTTTCGGACTACGAGGCCATCCCCATGCTCTACGAATATCATCATATCGCTAAGGATAAAATGGAGGCTGGCTGTTTGGCATTAGAAGCCGGGATCGATATTGAGTTGCCAGAGCTGGACTGCTATGGCGATCAACTCAAGGCTGCCGTGCAAAAGGGGCTGATCTCTGAAAATTTGATCGACCGGGCGGTAGCTCGAGTACTCCGTTTGAAGTTCGCATTGGGCATCTTCGAAAATCCATTCGCTGAACGCGCCAACAGTGGACCATTGGAACAACCGATGCACCGGAAATTTGCCTTGGAACTGGCGCGAAAATCCATTGTGCTACTTAAAAACGAGGGCGGTCTTTTGCCCTTGAATAAAAATCTGGATAAAATCGCTGTGATAGGCCCAAATGCGGATAGCTGGCGCAATTTATTGGGTGATTACAGCTATCCCACCATCGTGGAATTTCGAGAAATTCTCAAAGCCAAGGAGAAAAATAAAACCATCGATCTGACAAGCCTCCCCAATCCAACGGTTCAGGTCGTCACTGTTTTGGAGGGGATCAAATCGAAGGTGCCAGAAAGCGCTGAGGTACTGTTTGCTCTTGGTTGTACGGTGACGGGTGGTTCAACAGAAGGTTTTGAGGCAGCGATCGCAGCTGCTCGCCAAGCAGAAGTGGCCGTAGTGGTCGTCGGTGGCAAATCTGGGTTTGTGCCAGACTGCACCTCTGGGGAGGAGCGCGATCGGGCTGAATTGAATTTGCCTGGCGTCCAATCGGAATTGGTCAAAGCGATTCATGCCACCGGGACGCCTGTGGTGCTGGTGCTCGTCAACGGACGACCGTATACACTGGAATGGGAAGCACAGCATATCCCCGCGATCATTGAAGCCTGGCTCCCTGGTGAGGAGGGCGGCAATGCGATCGCAGATGTCCTATTCGGTGACTTCAATCCCGGCGGCAAGCTGCCCATCACGTTCCCGGCAAAGGTGGGACAAGTACCGATCTTCTATCGCCACAAGCCCTCGGCACGTCGCTCCCATTTGTGGATCGACTACGTGGACGCCAGTTCCCAGCCGCTCTTTCCCTTTGGTCATGGCCTGAGCTATACCAAATTCAAGTATAGCCAGCTCAAAATCGCACCGAAACAAGTTCCCATTGCTGGAAAAGTGACAATTTCGCTGGAGGTGCAAAACACCGGCTCTGTGAAAGGGGATGAGGTGGTGCAACTTTATCTCCATGACCTCGTCGCTTCGGTCACCAGGCCAGTGAAAGAACTAAAAGGGTTCAAACGAATCGAATTGGAGCCAGGGCAGAAGCAGAAGGTCCAATTCGAACTTTCGACCGATCTCTTGGCATTTTATGACGCTGATCTAAAACTGGTGGTCGAGCCAGGCGAGTTTGAAGTGATGATTGGCAGTTCTTCGGAAGATATTCGGCTGAAAGGATCGTTCGAGGTGGTTGGCGAAAAACGGTTCATTCATGGTAAACGGGAGTATCTTTCAAAAGCAAAATTTGCCAATTGA
- a CDS encoding sigma 54-interacting transcriptional regulator translates to MTDFIDTILREQRIGYAIFDRDLMLKQYSRNFPTIIQQASLADSCSIWDIFPELFGSEDQIEAVQRQKQRRFQLEKINKYSPHGQLHYYDLTILPLNEPPNHLLTLVADSTKEASLQQHIRQQKFEIEMLQASLAGYGGSLAAEILGESDQIKRVRAFVQKIAPIRNTTILLYGESGTGKNLVARAIHRHSLSSSAPFVEVNCASIPATLLESEIFGHEKGAFTNAIVAKKGLLEEADGGTFFLDEIGELPFPLQAKFLSFLESHTFRRLGSTQERRVDIRVIAATNKDLKEAVAKNEFRQDLFFRINVINLTLPPLRELGNDIIIIADHFIRLFAFDFKKKVSGLTPAAQQRLLKYHWPGNVRELRNVIERAVIFAEHDRIDANEIILSEDQQKQPSIDPFRLTDSGLSLEQIEKQMLTEALMRTHGNQTRAAKLLGISLDTLRYRIKKYQIPR, encoded by the coding sequence GTGACAGATTTCATCGATACCATCCTCCGAGAACAGCGGATCGGCTATGCGATTTTCGATCGGGATTTGATGCTCAAACAATATAGCCGAAATTTTCCCACCATTATTCAGCAAGCTTCATTGGCTGATTCTTGTTCGATCTGGGACATTTTCCCTGAGTTGTTCGGCAGCGAGGATCAGATTGAAGCGGTGCAGAGGCAAAAACAGCGGCGCTTTCAGCTTGAAAAGATCAATAAATATTCACCCCACGGCCAACTCCATTATTACGACCTGACAATACTTCCTCTGAATGAACCGCCGAATCACCTGCTGACCCTCGTTGCCGATAGCACCAAAGAGGCATCATTACAGCAGCACATTCGACAACAGAAGTTCGAGATCGAGATGCTTCAGGCCAGCCTGGCTGGGTACGGAGGAAGTCTCGCTGCGGAGATATTGGGGGAATCAGATCAGATTAAGCGGGTGAGGGCCTTTGTTCAGAAGATCGCCCCGATCCGCAATACGACTATTTTGCTCTACGGCGAAAGTGGCACAGGGAAGAACTTGGTCGCACGGGCCATCCATCGTCATTCCCTCTCATCAAGTGCACCGTTCGTCGAGGTTAATTGCGCTTCGATCCCTGCTACCCTGTTAGAATCCGAGATCTTCGGCCATGAAAAGGGGGCTTTCACGAATGCGATCGTCGCCAAAAAAGGTTTGCTGGAGGAAGCCGATGGAGGGACGTTTTTTCTGGACGAAATCGGAGAACTCCCCTTTCCTTTACAAGCGAAATTTCTGTCGTTTTTGGAGAGCCATACCTTTCGTCGGCTGGGCAGCACCCAAGAGCGACGGGTCGATATTCGGGTGATTGCTGCCACCAATAAGGACTTGAAAGAGGCCGTGGCCAAGAATGAATTTCGACAAGATCTGTTCTTTCGGATCAATGTCATCAATCTCACGCTTCCGCCTTTGCGCGAATTAGGCAATGACATCATCATTATCGCCGATCATTTCATTCGGCTCTTTGCTTTTGATTTTAAAAAGAAGGTTTCTGGTCTTACTCCTGCGGCGCAACAGCGACTGCTCAAATATCACTGGCCTGGGAATGTTCGCGAGTTAAGGAACGTGATTGAGCGGGCGGTCATCTTCGCCGAGCATGATCGGATCGATGCCAATGAAATCATTTTGTCTGAGGATCAGCAGAAGCAGCCATCGATCGATCCATTCCGCTTGACCGATAGCGGACTATCATTAGAACAAATCGAAAAACAAATGTTGACCGAGGCGTTGATGAGAACTCATGGCAATCAAACCCGCGCTGCCAAATTGCTCGGCATCAGCCTGGATACCCTTCGCTATCGAATAAAAAAATATCAGATCCCCAGATAA
- a CDS encoding alpha/beta hydrolase, translating to MEDLSQYCAPGASYQLQWVPVTDNVTLRVVSFAPAKDQGHPPILLVAGWITLISAWKPVLQEMTKDFTVYYIETREKISSRVRGKVEYGVEDIARDIVQLVRHFDFQPNRYILFGSSLGGSAILECCHLLDRDPLCLVLVGPNALFRVPRFGKVIIYFFPPRLYLLIKPVVKWYLKTFRLDVKSDYEQYQKYCSNIDSADPWKLKKAVMKLWHWQAWPLLADIHYPVLIFGASKDSLHEPENLKRMVSMLPTATYIDMETNKATHSKEMVHRMREYLQTI from the coding sequence ATGGAAGACTTGTCTCAATATTGCGCTCCTGGCGCCAGCTATCAACTGCAATGGGTGCCAGTTACCGACAATGTGACCCTACGAGTTGTCTCGTTCGCTCCGGCTAAGGACCAGGGACATCCTCCCATCCTGTTGGTCGCCGGCTGGATCACGCTCATCTCGGCCTGGAAGCCAGTGCTGCAAGAAATGACCAAAGATTTCACTGTTTATTATATCGAAACGCGGGAGAAAATTTCATCCCGGGTTCGCGGTAAGGTGGAATATGGTGTGGAGGATATCGCTCGCGATATTGTGCAATTGGTACGACATTTCGATTTTCAGCCGAATCGATACATTTTGTTCGGCAGTTCGCTGGGCGGTTCGGCCATTCTGGAATGCTGTCATCTATTGGATCGCGATCCATTATGCCTGGTCCTGGTCGGCCCCAATGCCTTGTTTCGGGTGCCGCGATTCGGCAAAGTGATCATTTACTTCTTCCCGCCGCGGCTTTACCTGCTCATTAAGCCGGTTGTGAAATGGTATTTGAAAACATTTCGGCTCGACGTGAAAAGCGATTATGAACAGTATCAAAAATATTGCAGTAATATCGACTCAGCCGATCCTTGGAAATTGAAAAAGGCAGTAATGAAACTTTGGCACTGGCAAGCATGGCCGCTTTTGGCAGATATCCACTATCCCGTGCTGATCTTCGGCGCATCAAAAGATTCGCTTCATGAACCAGAAAATCTGAAGCGCATGGTCTCGATGTTGCCTACCGCAACGTATATCGATATGGAGACGAATAAGGCCACACACAGCAAAGAGATGGTCCATAGAATGCGCGAATATCTTCAAACCATCTGA
- a CDS encoding FGGY-family carbohydrate kinase encodes MPDKYIVSHDMGTSSDKAILISIYGDIVDLAKQDYPIYHPQHGYAEQDPMDWWRAVCYTTRTVIERSRVRPEDIVGITFSSQMQNLIPVDRLGVPLMRSMTWLDSRSADIIRERLWTPPRILGYNIFHLLRFLIITGGSPGHTGKDQIGKMLWLQANQSELFAKTYKFLDAKDFIIYQLTGNMVTSVDVAVIWWLLDTRKNRNRWHPKLCRLAGVRLDQLPEVKPSAAVVGQITSAAAEATGLLPGTPVINGAGDLSAAALGSGAIEDGELHISLGTSGWVAGHFTKRKIDLAHYTGCIGSTYPEKYYLGMAHQETAGVCLEWLKNNVLYHKEQLTEERKVAEIYQVLDQLAEQAGPGANGLLFTPWMFGERCPLDDDYVRAGLFNIGLNHAREHIIRAVFEGIAFNTRWAMETLENLYHPVDQLNMIGGGAKSNIWCQIMADITNRKINRVKDPQQAGAKGMALLASMTLGYIPSYQDIKKYIKIDRVFTPDPANRSLYDRLFREFKNIYKQNKRWYKRMNAGEGIR; translated from the coding sequence ATGCCAGACAAGTACATCGTTTCCCATGATATGGGGACGAGCAGCGACAAAGCGATTCTCATTTCTATCTACGGCGATATTGTTGATCTTGCCAAACAGGATTATCCCATCTACCATCCCCAGCATGGTTATGCTGAACAGGACCCCATGGATTGGTGGCGCGCGGTTTGTTATACCACGCGAACGGTCATCGAACGCTCTCGGGTGCGACCCGAAGACATTGTCGGGATCACATTTTCATCCCAGATGCAAAATTTAATCCCGGTAGATCGGTTGGGCGTGCCGTTGATGCGGTCCATGACCTGGTTAGATAGCCGATCAGCCGATATCATTCGGGAAAGATTATGGACTCCCCCTAGAATTTTGGGGTACAATATCTTTCATCTGTTGCGATTTTTGATCATCACTGGCGGTAGTCCTGGGCATACTGGCAAAGACCAAATCGGCAAGATGCTCTGGTTGCAGGCAAATCAATCTGAGCTATTTGCGAAGACCTACAAATTTCTCGATGCAAAGGATTTCATCATCTATCAACTTACTGGGAATATGGTCACCTCGGTCGATGTGGCAGTGATTTGGTGGCTTTTGGATACCCGAAAGAATCGCAATCGATGGCATCCGAAGTTATGCCGGTTGGCTGGGGTTCGGTTGGACCAACTTCCAGAGGTGAAGCCCAGCGCCGCGGTGGTTGGTCAAATTACGTCAGCCGCCGCTGAAGCGACTGGTCTGTTGCCTGGCACACCAGTGATCAATGGGGCGGGGGATTTAAGCGCTGCTGCCCTCGGTTCTGGTGCAATCGAAGACGGGGAATTGCACATTAGTCTCGGCACCAGCGGTTGGGTGGCTGGCCATTTCACGAAACGAAAGATCGATCTCGCCCATTATACGGGCTGCATTGGAAGCACCTATCCAGAGAAATACTATTTGGGAATGGCGCACCAGGAGACCGCTGGGGTTTGTTTAGAATGGCTGAAAAATAACGTGCTTTATCATAAAGAACAATTGACTGAGGAACGCAAGGTCGCGGAAATCTATCAGGTTCTAGACCAATTGGCCGAGCAAGCTGGCCCTGGGGCTAATGGTTTGCTGTTCACGCCTTGGATGTTCGGCGAACGCTGCCCATTAGACGACGATTACGTTCGGGCTGGGCTGTTTAACATTGGCCTCAATCACGCGCGCGAGCATATCATTCGCGCGGTGTTCGAGGGCATTGCCTTCAATACGCGCTGGGCCATGGAAACCCTGGAAAACCTATACCATCCAGTGGATCAGTTAAATATGATCGGCGGCGGAGCAAAAAGCAATATCTGGTGTCAGATCATGGCTGACATCACAAATCGCAAAATCAATCGCGTCAAAGATCCGCAACAAGCCGGTGCAAAGGGAATGGCACTGTTAGCAAGCATGACCCTGGGATATATCCCATCCTATCAGGACATCAAGAAATACATCAAAATCGACCGCGTTTTTACGCCCGATCCAGCCAATCGAAGTTTGTACGATCGGCTGTTCCGAGAATTCAAAAACATCTATAAGCAGAACAAAAGATGGTACAAGCGGATGAATGCGGGAGAAGGCATTCGGTAG
- a CDS encoding amino acid permease, whose protein sequence is MSIKAKLTVFDTTMIVVSLVIGIGIFRTPAMVAAATRTPLLFFMAWILGGLISLCGALTFAEIGSRFTRPGAYYEVVADCYHSSLAFMLNWANLLIIGGAGAAAVSMIGAEYLVPIIFPKELQTQSTVQFTAAGAIMVLFAINFLGIKMGARTQNVLTVIKIAMILAIILAAFSFKHSGLTPQIPPADPQSPSQPFYWALAVGLISVFYTYGGYQGTINFGGDVQKPKRNIPLAIFFGIAIIISLYLLVNFAYYRVLGVEGMITAKLVAAEVARYCFGNGGYFLISLAIFLSAFGFLNVNMMQTPRAYYAMAQDRVLPAIFKRVNPRTQTQEFSLIFYCATILLSIFLLGTFEKLVNYVMFLDSLNLAIVAATIFVLRHRAKKEPDQSEYQVPLYPIVPAIFVIFLLSVSLNVLLTEPKPALFGSIIFVLGLPIFWIMRKIYPQQKNPTS, encoded by the coding sequence ATGTCAATTAAAGCGAAGCTTACGGTATTCGACACAACGATGATTGTAGTGAGTCTGGTGATTGGAATTGGGATTTTTCGGACCCCGGCCATGGTTGCGGCTGCGACCCGAACACCTCTATTGTTCTTCATGGCTTGGATCCTCGGCGGGCTCATCAGTTTGTGTGGTGCGCTCACCTTCGCAGAGATCGGCTCGCGTTTCACTCGGCCAGGGGCCTATTATGAGGTAGTTGCCGATTGCTATCATTCTTCGCTGGCCTTTATGCTTAATTGGGCCAATCTGCTGATCATCGGTGGGGCTGGAGCAGCCGCTGTGTCGATGATAGGCGCTGAATACCTGGTGCCCATCATTTTCCCAAAAGAATTGCAAACGCAATCCACCGTGCAATTCACCGCTGCGGGGGCAATTATGGTTCTGTTTGCGATCAACTTTTTGGGGATCAAAATGGGCGCCAGGACCCAGAATGTGCTCACCGTAATCAAAATCGCCATGATCCTAGCCATTATCCTTGCAGCTTTCTCATTTAAACATAGTGGATTGACTCCTCAAATTCCACCAGCCGATCCCCAAAGCCCAAGTCAACCGTTCTATTGGGCATTAGCTGTTGGCTTAATCTCGGTTTTCTACACGTATGGCGGGTATCAGGGCACGATCAATTTCGGCGGCGACGTCCAAAAACCAAAACGGAATATCCCGCTGGCCATCTTTTTCGGTATCGCCATTATCATTTCGCTCTATCTACTGGTCAATTTCGCCTACTATCGGGTGCTCGGGGTTGAGGGGATGATCACTGCCAAATTGGTTGCGGCAGAAGTGGCGCGCTATTGCTTTGGTAATGGAGGCTATTTTCTCATCTCGCTGGCCATCTTTCTCTCCGCCTTTGGATTTTTAAACGTCAATATGATGCAGACGCCTCGAGCCTACTATGCCATGGCCCAAGATCGCGTATTACCAGCCATCTTCAAACGTGTTAATCCCAGAACTCAAACCCAGGAATTCAGCTTGATCTTTTATTGCGCTACGATCCTCCTTTCAATTTTCCTACTGGGCACCTTCGAGAAATTGGTCAATTATGTGATGTTTCTTGATAGCCTGAACCTGGCCATTGTCGCAGCGACGATTTTTGTGTTGCGTCATCGCGCTAAAAAGGAGCCAGATCAATCAGAGTATCAGGTGCCCTTATATCCAATTGTCCCAGCCATCTTTGTAATTTTCTTGCTTAGCGTTTCGCTAAATGTGCTATTAACTGAACCAAAACCGGCCTTATTCGGCTCAATCATCTTTGTGCTGGGCTTGCCGATCTTCTGGATCATGCGAAAAATTTATCCCCAACAGAAAAATCCAACATCTTAA
- a CDS encoding OmpA family protein produces MPSPTDRSLEALRKILLQEDELKLKQLEQELVRLKKQIADKEALIESLDPIIADLLERKIASSKEEMAAALAPVMGDAIRHQIAEAKDDVVDALYPIIGKTIRKSVAEAMKKLVETINQRIDQALRRSLFKKRLEAKLTGVSESELVLKESLPFQIQQIFLIHKESGLLLSHVSVPNAEEKVDEELIGGMLTAIQNFVVEAFAGESKQDLNAIQYGDLNIIVEPASYFYLACVTSGIEPAQFKEDVQNLNRKIHNRFYKLLRYFDGDITKFGDIPQLLTNFIRKYGTRSLQPAKQRPSPRHLKWAWIAFAVFLIALMLALAPRMLVKQQRPIKTSTPISADISHRQREIIHQIEQQIAQRAEFGDAQFKLLVDGEQIIIEGIVPSQKIKRELGFLVSEMSEAKVILNNLEVTGSRNDADTRARSYLGQCYIFFAPNQAIIADHYQSRLDSVVAIMREVPDLRLIVKGYSDNSASHDYNLMLSKQRAQQVADYLMQRGLNRERIVVQFYGEADPIANNDTEFGRAKNRRVVFDVLSER; encoded by the coding sequence ATGCCATCACCAACTGATAGATCGCTTGAGGCGCTGCGAAAAATTTTGCTTCAAGAGGATGAGCTGAAGCTCAAACAGTTGGAACAAGAGTTGGTGCGCCTCAAAAAACAAATCGCTGATAAGGAAGCATTAATTGAATCGCTCGATCCAATCATTGCTGATCTGTTAGAACGAAAAATCGCCAGTTCTAAAGAGGAAATGGCCGCGGCGCTGGCGCCAGTGATGGGTGATGCGATCCGGCATCAGATCGCTGAAGCGAAGGATGATGTAGTGGATGCGCTCTATCCCATCATTGGCAAGACAATCCGCAAATCGGTAGCCGAGGCGATGAAAAAGCTGGTGGAGACCATTAACCAGAGGATCGACCAGGCGTTGCGCCGCAGTCTGTTTAAAAAACGCTTGGAAGCGAAGCTCACTGGCGTGTCGGAGTCCGAGTTAGTACTCAAAGAATCGCTCCCATTCCAGATCCAGCAGATCTTTCTTATTCATAAAGAAAGCGGCCTACTGTTATCCCACGTCTCTGTACCGAACGCCGAAGAAAAAGTGGATGAAGAGCTCATCGGCGGCATGTTGACCGCAATTCAAAATTTCGTGGTAGAAGCCTTTGCCGGGGAGAGCAAGCAAGATCTCAATGCGATTCAATATGGCGATCTCAATATCATCGTCGAACCTGCCAGCTATTTCTATCTGGCATGCGTGACCTCTGGGATTGAACCTGCGCAATTCAAGGAGGATGTACAAAACCTCAATCGGAAAATCCATAATCGTTTCTATAAATTGCTTCGGTATTTCGATGGTGATATCACCAAATTTGGTGATATCCCTCAATTATTAACCAATTTTATCCGAAAGTATGGGACGCGTTCTCTGCAGCCAGCCAAACAACGCCCCTCACCGCGACATCTCAAGTGGGCATGGATCGCTTTTGCAGTGTTTCTCATCGCCCTGATGCTTGCATTGGCGCCACGAATGCTGGTCAAGCAGCAAAGACCGATTAAAACCTCGACACCGATTTCAGCCGATATTTCCCATCGTCAGAGGGAAATTATTCACCAAATTGAGCAACAGATCGCTCAACGCGCCGAGTTCGGCGATGCCCAGTTCAAATTGCTGGTGGATGGAGAACAGATCATCATAGAAGGTATCGTTCCAAGCCAGAAGATCAAGCGGGAGCTGGGATTTTTGGTCAGTGAGATGAGCGAAGCCAAGGTCATCCTCAATAATCTGGAAGTCACTGGTTCCAGAAATGATGCCGATACCCGAGCAAGAAGCTATCTTGGTCAATGCTACATCTTTTTCGCGCCCAATCAAGCCATCATCGCCGATCATTATCAGAGCCGATTGGATAGCGTGGTGGCGATCATGAGAGAAGTGCCAGACTTGCGATTGATCGTGAAGGGTTATTCGGATAACTCAGCCAGCCACGATTATAATTTGATGTTATCCAAGCAGCGGGCGCAACAAGTGGCAGATTATTTGATGCAGCGGGGTCTCAATCGGGAGCGCATCGTGGTACAATTTTATGGGGAGGCCGACCCAATTGCTAATAATGATACCGAATTCGGCCGCGCCAAGAACCGACGGGTGGTTTTTGATGTCCTTTCGGAGAGGTGA
- a CDS encoding GTP-binding protein — MNQIITLSKKICMLGSFGVGKTSLVRRFVYNEFQESYQSTLGVQIHKQSIQIGQNPRYQFHFILWDIAHIEKFDSVIKSYFHGAHGAVVVFDVTRAQTFDQVDSYLKPFLTTNPQSKLVFVANKIDLIEPSDHIMEQLLQISKIYKKPYVQTSAKQNLNIETVFTRLGEQFIKVD, encoded by the coding sequence GTGAATCAGATCATTACATTGAGCAAGAAAATCTGTATGCTGGGCTCATTTGGGGTGGGAAAAACCAGTTTGGTGAGACGATTTGTCTACAACGAGTTCCAAGAAAGCTACCAATCCACTTTGGGCGTTCAAATCCACAAGCAAAGCATCCAGATCGGCCAGAACCCAAGATACCAGTTCCATTTCATTTTATGGGATATCGCGCATATTGAAAAATTCGATAGCGTGATCAAGAGCTATTTCCACGGCGCTCATGGTGCGGTGGTGGTATTCGATGTCACCCGTGCCCAGACATTTGATCAGGTCGATAGTTACCTGAAACCGTTTCTGACGACTAATCCGCAAAGCAAGCTGGTTTTCGTTGCCAACAAAATTGACCTGATTGAACCATCGGATCATATCATGGAACAGTTGTTGCAGATCAGTAAAATATACAAAAAGCCCTATGTCCAGACCAGTGCCAAGCAAAATCTAAATATCGAAACGGTTTTCACCCGATTGGGAGAACAATTTATCAAAGTGGACTAA
- a CDS encoding dodecin family protein has product MSVARVTEITASSPKSFEDAIRVGIERAAKTLENVQGAWIKEQKVIVQDNKITEYRVTMKVTFVLKD; this is encoded by the coding sequence ATGTCTGTCGCCAGAGTCACAGAGATCACGGCGTCTTCACCGAAAAGTTTTGAGGATGCCATTCGGGTGGGGATTGAGCGAGCTGCCAAAACCCTCGAAAATGTTCAGGGTGCCTGGATCAAAGAGCAGAAAGTCATCGTCCAGGACAACAAAATCACCGAGTACCGCGTCACCATGAAGGTGACATTCGTGCTGAAAGATTAG